Proteins from a genomic interval of Marinifilum sp. JC120:
- a CDS encoding MoxR family ATPase — protein MNPKLIANSLHTLLKTKQPTFIWGPPGVGKSQVVAQVANELNLELTDLRAVLLDPVDLRGLPRISEEGDASWCPPSFLPKEGKGILFLDELNAAPPLVQAACYQLVLDRKLGEYELPEGWIVIAAGNRESDKAVTHRMPSALANRFVHLDFEVSVTDWLDWAAESGIAEELLAFIKFRPGLLHDFDPARNEKAFPSPRSWEFVSGIIKSSPSPDVEYELFKGTVGEGAAAEFSGFCKIYRKLPDPEFVLKSPDKVAIPEDPATAYALCESVASKAAPEHADSIMIFASRLPAEFAVLLVRNAVKKDRSIVESDGFNRWATANSDILF, from the coding sequence ATGAATCCTAAATTAATAGCCAATTCACTGCATACTTTACTCAAAACCAAACAACCCACTTTTATCTGGGGACCTCCCGGCGTGGGAAAGAGTCAGGTTGTAGCTCAGGTGGCCAATGAACTGAATCTTGAGTTGACCGACTTGCGCGCGGTGCTTCTTGATCCGGTGGACCTGCGCGGCCTGCCCCGTATTTCCGAAGAAGGAGATGCCAGTTGGTGCCCGCCCTCCTTCCTCCCCAAAGAAGGCAAAGGAATCCTCTTTCTTGATGAACTGAATGCCGCCCCGCCGCTGGTGCAGGCCGCCTGCTACCAACTGGTCCTCGACCGTAAGCTGGGTGAATATGAGTTGCCTGAAGGCTGGATCGTCATTGCCGCCGGTAACCGCGAGTCAGACAAAGCCGTAACTCATCGTATGCCTTCGGCCCTTGCCAACCGCTTTGTGCATCTTGATTTTGAAGTCAGCGTAACGGACTGGCTGGACTGGGCCGCAGAGAGCGGCATTGCAGAAGAACTACTCGCCTTTATAAAATTCAGACCCGGCCTGCTTCACGATTTTGATCCCGCCCGCAACGAGAAAGCATTTCCTTCTCCCCGCTCTTGGGAATTTGTATCCGGGATAATCAAATCAAGCCCCTCCCCGGACGTTGAATATGAACTTTTCAAAGGTACAGTGGGAGAAGGTGCAGCTGCTGAATTCAGTGGATTTTGCAAAATTTACCGTAAACTTCCCGATCCTGAGTTCGTACTCAAATCACCGGACAAAGTCGCCATCCCTGAAGATCCGGCAACAGCTTACGCTCTCTGCGAGTCAGTGGCCTCCAAGGCCGCCCCGGAACATGCTGATTCTATCATGATCTTTGCTTCAAGACTGCCTGCTGAATTCGCAGTGCTGCTGGTGCGCAATGCGGTCAAGAAGGACCGCTCCATTGTTGAATCAGACGGATTCAATCGCTGGGCCACTGCCAACTCGGACATTCTTTTCTAG
- a CDS encoding alpha/beta fold hydrolase: MPLLQPPPYKPKFPLQSGHIQTIFPRLFRKVSLPPVVKRRIETPDGDFLDIDWHLASSSRLAIIAHGLEGNSRRPYVLGMARALVLAGWDCITYNFRGCSRDMNRKPGMYHSGDTRDLHTVLEYGLDHGIYEDAALVGFSMGGNHVLKYLGENPDKVPAKVKRAIGISVPCDLEASAFRLCDKSNFIYTSYFLRSLKQKIKLKHKQFPDLYPLDKLPSIKNIVDFDNAYTAPINGFADAVDYYRKSSCKQYLKNIKVPSLILSAKDDPFLTPECYPIQEAESSQILSLQITNFGGHVGFADLPMEKQLWSENRTVRFLNT, from the coding sequence ATGCCTTTATTGCAACCCCCTCCCTATAAACCCAAATTTCCTCTCCAATCCGGTCATATCCAAACAATATTTCCTCGACTTTTTCGGAAAGTAAGCCTCCCGCCTGTTGTAAAAAGAAGAATTGAAACTCCTGACGGCGACTTTCTTGATATTGACTGGCACCTTGCAAGCAGTTCACGCCTTGCAATTATCGCCCATGGCCTTGAAGGCAATTCCCGCAGACCTTACGTGCTCGGCATGGCCCGTGCCCTTGTGCTTGCAGGATGGGATTGCATTACCTACAATTTCCGTGGATGCAGCCGTGACATGAATAGAAAACCCGGCATGTACCACAGCGGCGACACCCGGGACCTTCATACCGTTCTTGAATACGGTTTAGATCATGGAATATATGAAGATGCCGCCCTCGTAGGTTTCAGCATGGGCGGAAACCATGTTCTCAAATATCTCGGAGAAAATCCTGATAAAGTTCCGGCCAAAGTGAAACGGGCTATCGGCATTTCAGTCCCCTGTGACCTTGAAGCGTCCGCTTTCAGACTTTGTGATAAATCCAACTTCATATACACTAGTTATTTTTTGCGATCATTGAAGCAGAAAATTAAACTGAAACACAAACAATTCCCGGATCTCTACCCTCTCGACAAGCTTCCTTCCATCAAAAATATCGTTGATTTCGACAACGCATACACCGCACCCATCAACGGCTTTGCCGATGCTGTCGATTACTACCGCAAATCATCCTGCAAACAATACCTCAAGAACATCAAAGTTCCCTCGTTGATCCTGAGTGCCAAGGACGATCCCTTCCTGACTCCTGAATGTTATCCCATTCAGGAAGCTGAAAGCAGCCAGATCCTGTCACTGCAAATCACCAACTTCGGAGGACATGTAGGATTCGCGGACCTGCCCATGGAAAAACAACTCTGGTCTGAAAACAGAACAGTACGATTCCTGAACACATAA
- the ptsP gene encoding phosphoenolpyruvate--protein phosphotransferase, translating to MVGLVIVSHSQTLAQGVLELAEQMTRGSVVMEAAGGIDDPDNPIGTDPMKVMMAIESVAAQSEEGVLVIMDLGSALMSAETALDFLPDEVKEKVLLCSAPIVEGTMAAAVQASVGASLKEVSAEAGTALNVKIEQLAPITGETVQPVAVAQEEVQEGEELSVDLLVINKLGLHARPAANLVAEAGKFQATIKIRKEDKTASGKSINQVALLAVKNGETITVTATGPDAQLAIDGLKALHADNFGERDEDVAEVVMETEPCKVGGEGFVSGAPASTGYAVGPVYAHLATLPEVKRTEISDSAAEAARLDQAITTALADIQALQCETEKTAGKANAAIFEVHGLILGDKDMRDKAVSLISDEKVNAEFAWFQVMDKMAADYRELDDSYMQARAADVMDCGGRVLRVLTGEGEQAIRLERESIIVAHDLTPSDVAGMDPEKVLGIVTEIGGATSHAAILSRSMGIPAVIGTGECFQQISDGQMIALNGFEGTVWTAPDQGKLDEISAKREKWLAEREEAKAKGAAPAKTVDGTEIMVMGNIGTPADAPRVLEYGAEGVGLFRTEFLFQDRDQEPDEDEQCEAYVEAAKAMNGNPVIIRTLDIGGDKPVKYLETPVEENPFLGERGVRFCMARPELFRTQLRALLRAASAENIWIMFPMISGVEELQGVLDFQAEVREGLLSEGVKIAEKIKTGIMIEVPSAVAEAEKLGAICDFFSIGTNDLTQYVMAADRGNKSVAKICDSLNPAVLRMVKMTCDAAKVTGIEVGMCGELAGNPKASALLLGLGLDELSMSGPSIPEVKEAIRAVSMDDCRALAEKALAAKSGDEIREFL from the coding sequence ATGGTAGGATTAGTAATTGTTTCCCATAGCCAGACATTGGCTCAGGGTGTTCTGGAACTGGCTGAGCAGATGACTCGCGGTTCCGTGGTTATGGAAGCCGCTGGCGGCATTGACGATCCCGACAATCCCATTGGCACTGACCCTATGAAGGTCATGATGGCCATTGAATCTGTGGCGGCCCAGTCCGAAGAGGGCGTGCTGGTCATCATGGACCTTGGCAGCGCGCTCATGAGTGCTGAAACCGCTCTCGATTTCCTGCCTGATGAGGTTAAGGAAAAGGTGCTGCTTTGCTCCGCTCCTATTGTGGAAGGAACCATGGCTGCTGCTGTGCAGGCTTCTGTTGGGGCTTCACTTAAAGAGGTTAGTGCCGAAGCTGGAACTGCCTTGAATGTGAAGATCGAACAGCTGGCTCCTATTACCGGGGAGACCGTACAACCTGTTGCAGTTGCGCAAGAAGAAGTTCAGGAAGGCGAAGAGCTGAGCGTTGATTTGCTGGTCATTAATAAGCTGGGGCTGCATGCCCGCCCGGCAGCCAATCTTGTTGCCGAGGCTGGAAAATTCCAAGCTACCATTAAGATTCGCAAAGAAGATAAGACCGCATCAGGCAAGAGCATTAACCAAGTGGCTTTGCTGGCGGTCAAAAATGGTGAAACCATTACCGTCACTGCCACCGGACCTGATGCGCAGCTGGCAATTGATGGCCTGAAAGCGTTGCATGCCGATAATTTCGGCGAACGCGATGAAGATGTGGCTGAAGTGGTCATGGAAACCGAGCCTTGCAAGGTCGGCGGTGAAGGATTTGTTTCCGGTGCTCCGGCATCCACAGGTTACGCAGTCGGTCCGGTTTACGCTCATCTGGCGACCCTGCCGGAAGTGAAGCGGACTGAAATTTCCGACAGTGCTGCCGAAGCTGCCCGTCTTGATCAGGCAATAACCACTGCGCTTGCTGATATTCAGGCTTTGCAGTGTGAAACTGAAAAGACTGCGGGTAAGGCCAATGCCGCAATTTTCGAAGTTCATGGATTGATCCTTGGCGATAAGGATATGCGCGACAAGGCAGTATCCTTGATTTCTGATGAAAAGGTCAATGCCGAGTTCGCATGGTTTCAAGTCATGGATAAAATGGCTGCTGATTACCGCGAACTGGATGACAGCTACATGCAGGCCCGCGCCGCAGATGTTATGGATTGCGGTGGGCGTGTGTTGCGCGTGCTGACCGGGGAAGGTGAACAGGCCATCAGACTTGAGCGTGAATCCATCATCGTGGCTCACGACCTTACTCCTTCTGATGTTGCTGGAATGGACCCGGAAAAGGTGCTCGGCATTGTTACCGAGATCGGCGGGGCTACTTCCCACGCCGCTATCCTGTCCCGTTCCATGGGCATTCCCGCTGTTATAGGCACGGGTGAATGCTTCCAGCAGATTTCAGATGGTCAGATGATCGCGTTGAACGGTTTTGAAGGTACGGTTTGGACTGCACCGGATCAGGGCAAACTTGATGAAATCTCTGCCAAGCGTGAGAAGTGGCTAGCTGAGCGAGAGGAGGCTAAGGCCAAAGGTGCTGCCCCGGCTAAGACTGTGGATGGCACTGAAATCATGGTCATGGGTAATATCGGTACCCCGGCAGATGCTCCTCGTGTTCTTGAATACGGCGCAGAGGGCGTAGGGCTTTTCCGTACTGAATTTCTTTTTCAGGATCGTGATCAGGAACCGGATGAAGACGAGCAGTGCGAAGCCTATGTGGAAGCTGCCAAGGCTATGAATGGCAATCCGGTTATCATCCGTACTCTTGATATCGGTGGTGATAAGCCTGTTAAATATTTAGAAACCCCGGTGGAAGAAAATCCGTTTCTCGGTGAACGCGGGGTGCGTTTTTGCATGGCCCGGCCCGAACTTTTCCGTACCCAGTTGCGTGCCTTGCTGCGTGCTGCAAGCGCGGAAAATATTTGGATTATGTTTCCCATGATTTCCGGGGTGGAAGAGCTTCAGGGAGTGCTTGATTTTCAGGCTGAGGTCCGAGAAGGGCTTCTGTCCGAAGGCGTAAAGATCGCTGAAAAGATCAAGACCGGAATCATGATTGAAGTTCCTTCTGCTGTTGCCGAGGCTGAAAAGCTTGGCGCAATTTGCGATTTTTTCAGCATCGGTACTAATGACCTGACCCAGTATGTTATGGCTGCGGACCGCGGTAATAAGTCAGTTGCTAAAATCTGCGACAGCCTTAATCCCGCTGTATTGCGTATGGTCAAGATGACCTGTGATGCTGCCAAAGTTACTGGAATTGAAGTCGGAATGTGCGGTGAGCTGGCAGGGAATCCCAAGGCTTCTGCGTTGCTGCTCGGCCTCGGACTTGATGAACTGAGCATGAGCGGTCCTTCCATACCCGAAGTAAAGGAAGCTATTCGCGCAGTATCTATGGATGATTGCCGTGCGCTGGCTGAAAAGGCACTGGCTGCTAAATCCGGTGACGAGATTCGGGAATTTTTATAG
- a CDS encoding glycosyltransferase codes for MTNNYELSLVIPVYNEQDNLRKLMQEIDAALEPTNIPYEVIFVDDGSKDNSLAVLKDISSTYPKARYISFAENRGQSAAFCAGFDEARAPRIATMDADLQNDPADLPAMYALYNEGHTMTIGWRQKRKDVWIKRIGSKVANAIRNRLTRETVKDTGCSLKIMDTAMVRAIPRFNGMHRFLPTLMKMQGASVAEMKVNHRPRHQGESKYGTLDRAIAGGYDLLGVRWLLGRHFSYSVKDRSDDK; via the coding sequence ATGACAAATAACTACGAACTCTCCCTCGTGATCCCTGTTTACAACGAACAGGACAATTTACGAAAACTGATGCAGGAAATTGATGCGGCCCTTGAACCCACCAATATTCCCTACGAAGTTATATTTGTAGATGACGGCAGCAAAGACAACAGCCTTGCCGTTCTCAAAGATATTTCATCAACCTACCCCAAGGCCCGCTATATTTCCTTTGCGGAGAACCGGGGCCAGTCCGCGGCTTTCTGCGCAGGATTTGATGAAGCCCGTGCACCGCGAATTGCCACCATGGACGCCGACCTGCAAAATGACCCCGCTGATCTTCCGGCCATGTATGCTCTTTATAATGAAGGACACACCATGACCATCGGCTGGCGTCAGAAACGCAAGGATGTCTGGATCAAGCGTATCGGCTCCAAGGTCGCCAACGCTATCCGTAACAGGCTTACCCGTGAAACCGTTAAGGACACAGGCTGCTCCCTTAAAATTATGGATACCGCCATGGTCCGGGCCATCCCCCGCTTCAACGGTATGCACCGCTTCCTGCCCACGCTCATGAAAATGCAGGGCGCATCCGTTGCGGAAATGAAGGTCAACCACCGTCCTCGCCATCAGGGCGAATCCAAATACGGCACCCTCGACCGGGCCATTGCCGGAGGATACGACCTGCTGGGTGTGCGCTGGCTGCTGGGCCGCCATTTTTCTTACAGTGTAAAAGACCGTAGCGACGATAAATAA
- a CDS encoding phosphotransferase, which translates to MGSELVEIVKEHLLEEGGMSTDELIVFLKETSVQLKVSLDALDEGIDEGQFETVVSSARMLKGSLINLGLEEMSQIAGNLEAAAVNTSPLYLSCYHMRLRKGLTSLLDYADKN; encoded by the coding sequence ATGGGGTCAGAACTTGTTGAGATCGTTAAAGAACACCTGCTTGAAGAAGGCGGTATGTCCACTGATGAGCTGATTGTTTTTTTGAAAGAAACATCAGTTCAGTTGAAAGTGAGTCTGGACGCTCTTGATGAGGGGATTGATGAAGGTCAGTTTGAGACTGTGGTTTCCAGTGCCCGAATGTTAAAGGGAAGTTTGATCAATCTCGGTCTTGAAGAGATGAGCCAGATTGCGGGGAATTTAGAAGCTGCTGCCGTCAACACTTCTCCTCTTTATTTGAGTTGTTATCATATGCGATTACGCAAGGGGCTTACCTCCCTACTTGATTATGCGGATAAAAATTAA
- a CDS encoding manganese efflux pump, with protein sequence MPFYEIFIISVALAMDAFTIAVACGLCMPEVSRRQNFRLSFHFGLFQALMPLLGWLAGLAVKSMVETYAPWISFFLLAFVGGKMIQESFQADDSCETYKDPTKGFSLIFLSVATSLDALAVGLSFSIMDYPIMFPCVMIGITALVLTSFGLWLGKSFAKASSYSHIAERIGGGVLILIGLKLLVQ encoded by the coding sequence ATGCCGTTTTACGAAATATTCATTATCTCCGTGGCTCTTGCCATGGACGCCTTCACCATAGCCGTGGCCTGCGGTTTGTGCATGCCGGAAGTAAGCAGAAGGCAAAACTTCAGGCTATCCTTTCATTTCGGGCTATTTCAAGCCCTAATGCCTCTTTTAGGCTGGCTGGCAGGTTTAGCTGTAAAATCTATGGTGGAAACCTATGCACCTTGGATTTCATTTTTCCTACTGGCATTTGTTGGCGGCAAAATGATTCAGGAATCCTTTCAAGCAGACGACTCCTGCGAGACCTACAAAGACCCTACCAAAGGATTTTCCCTAATATTTCTATCTGTTGCCACCAGCCTTGATGCTCTAGCTGTAGGGCTATCCTTCTCCATCATGGATTACCCCATTATGTTTCCCTGCGTCATGATCGGGATCACCGCGCTGGTACTGACTTCATTCGGTCTCTGGCTTGGAAAATCATTTGCAAAAGCCTCCAGCTACAGTCACATTGCGGAAAGAATCGGCGGAGGGGTACTCATTTTGATCGGCCTGAAACTGCTCGTACAGTAA
- a CDS encoding HAMP domain-containing protein: protein MLKNLSIGARFFLLLALMVLFLIVTGVFFLGAIRDVTAFGVGNTEVIMLQDQKDKIKVATRSLALSLGEEIKHFTDNEERLQFIREALDPVRFEKDNSGYFFVYKGTVNMVMPPKKSLQGKDLSGLKDKNGLYVIKEISKVARSGGGFVKYFFEKPGSGVQPKISYAMMIPGTDMWIGTGVYIDNIDVETGRMGDAMKESADGYTMKIVFGAGAVLLLIVLPLSIYLIRSIVTPLTESTAAATQVAEGNLDVSLNPEGRNEIATLQRSLNTMVETLSSNLESIKVKEAEAQEQARIADQAASEARAAQSMAEGAKKEGMLAAANRLQEVIDRVSTISDEVSSSAEEIQRGSEFQKQRVTETATAMEEMNVTVLEVAKNATETNESSAQSMEKASEGAKVVQSVIDAMGNIQERTSKLKESMEHLDTQAVEIGNVLGVINDIADQTNLLALNAAIEAARAGDAGRGFAVVADEVRKLAEKTIGATEEVENSINSIQKLARENVKGMDSTVDAVESATELSRSSGEMLAEIVELAESSADQVRSIATAAEEQSATSDEINRSVGEIDSMTEENAQNSQAAAEGTRALTAEVQELLNLVEELRSEE from the coding sequence ATGTTGAAGAATTTATCAATAGGCGCAAGGTTTTTCTTGCTGTTGGCTTTGATGGTGCTTTTCCTGATTGTAACAGGAGTTTTTTTTCTTGGAGCCATTCGGGATGTTACGGCTTTTGGTGTAGGTAACACCGAAGTCATTATGCTTCAGGATCAGAAGGATAAGATCAAGGTTGCAACCCGAAGTTTAGCCTTGTCCCTTGGCGAGGAGATCAAGCATTTTACCGATAATGAGGAACGGCTTCAGTTCATCCGTGAAGCTCTTGATCCCGTCCGCTTCGAGAAGGATAATTCCGGTTATTTCTTTGTCTACAAGGGCACCGTTAATATGGTCATGCCGCCTAAGAAGTCCTTACAGGGTAAGGATCTTAGTGGACTAAAGGATAAGAACGGATTGTATGTAATTAAGGAAATTAGCAAGGTTGCCCGTTCCGGAGGCGGTTTTGTAAAGTATTTCTTTGAAAAGCCTGGTTCCGGGGTACAGCCTAAGATTAGCTATGCCATGATGATTCCCGGCACGGATATGTGGATTGGTACCGGGGTTTACATTGATAATATTGATGTAGAGACCGGTAGGATGGGCGATGCCATGAAGGAGAGTGCCGATGGCTATACCATGAAGATTGTTTTCGGTGCCGGTGCCGTTTTGTTGTTGATTGTTCTTCCGCTTTCCATTTATCTGATCCGTTCTATAGTGACTCCGCTTACGGAATCTACAGCCGCAGCGACTCAAGTAGCTGAAGGAAACCTTGATGTTTCCCTTAATCCTGAAGGGCGTAATGAAATCGCCACCTTGCAGCGATCTTTGAATACGATGGTCGAAACGCTGTCGTCCAATCTTGAAAGTATAAAGGTTAAGGAGGCTGAAGCACAAGAACAGGCCCGTATTGCTGATCAGGCAGCATCTGAAGCACGTGCAGCACAGAGTATGGCTGAAGGTGCAAAGAAGGAAGGTATGCTTGCTGCGGCAAACAGGTTGCAGGAAGTAATTGATCGTGTATCCACCATTAGTGATGAGGTTTCCAGCAGTGCTGAGGAAATCCAGCGCGGAAGTGAATTCCAGAAGCAGCGTGTAACTGAAACCGCAACTGCCATGGAAGAGATGAATGTGACCGTCCTTGAGGTTGCAAAGAACGCTACTGAGACCAATGAGAGTTCCGCACAGTCTATGGAAAAGGCCAGTGAAGGAGCCAAGGTTGTTCAGAGTGTGATTGATGCCATGGGTAATATTCAGGAACGTACTTCCAAGTTGAAGGAGTCCATGGAACATCTGGATACTCAGGCCGTTGAGATTGGTAATGTACTGGGAGTGATTAACGATATTGCTGACCAGACCAATCTGCTGGCCCTGAATGCCGCCATTGAAGCTGCCCGGGCTGGGGATGCCGGTAGGGGCTTCGCTGTTGTCGCCGATGAGGTGCGTAAGCTTGCTGAAAAGACTATCGGTGCAACTGAGGAAGTTGAAAATAGTATCAATTCCATCCAGAAGTTGGCTCGTGAAAATGTTAAGGGTATGGATTCCACAGTAGATGCTGTGGAAAGTGCCACGGAGCTTTCACGGTCTTCCGGTGAGATGCTGGCTGAAATTGTTGAACTGGCTGAAAGTTCCGCCGATCAGGTGCGTTCAATCGCAACCGCGGCTGAAGAACAGTCTGCCACCTCGGATGAGATTAACCGTAGCGTTGGTGAAATTGATTCCATGACTGAAGAAAATGCTCAAAATAGCCAGGCAGCTGCGGAAGGAACCCGGGCACTTACCGCTGAAGTTCAAGAACTTCTTAATCTGGTTGAAGAATTACGCAGTGAAGAGTAA
- a CDS encoding TVP38/TMEM64 family protein, with the protein MSAVSSESKVSVKALIKGLAMLAVMGFSVYLIRYAGLADALDTHWMDTHVRSRGLTGVLTYVGLAAFFSAVGFPRQVICFMGGYAYGFALGTLLGTIGTGLGCAGAFVYSRLVGRSFIKRKFGARIQKVDDFLSRSPFNMALTIRFFPLGSNVVTNVLAGVTSIPALPFILGSTIGYLPQNMVFALFGSGVEVSSTLRMIMAVVLFVISTLLGFKIYRKYRNQAEAVIE; encoded by the coding sequence ATGAGTGCAGTAAGCAGCGAATCAAAAGTCAGCGTGAAAGCCCTGATTAAAGGTCTGGCTATGCTGGCGGTAATGGGCTTTTCGGTTTACCTGATCAGGTATGCTGGGCTTGCTGACGCCCTTGATACCCATTGGATGGACACACATGTGCGTTCTCGCGGCCTTACCGGAGTACTCACCTATGTGGGACTGGCGGCATTCTTTTCGGCTGTCGGCTTTCCCAGACAGGTGATCTGCTTCATGGGTGGATACGCGTACGGCTTCGCCCTAGGAACCCTGCTCGGGACCATCGGTACCGGACTTGGCTGTGCCGGGGCATTTGTTTATTCCCGGTTGGTGGGACGCTCTTTTATTAAAAGAAAGTTCGGCGCCCGCATCCAGAAGGTAGATGATTTCCTGAGCCGCAGCCCCTTTAACATGGCTCTGACTATCCGTTTTTTTCCACTGGGTAGTAACGTGGTCACTAACGTGCTGGCAGGGGTAACCAGCATCCCGGCCCTGCCTTTCATACTCGGTTCCACTATTGGTTACCTACCCCAAAACATGGTTTTTGCTCTGTTCGGCAGCGGTGTGGAAGTATCCTCTACCCTCCGCATGATTATGGCCGTGGTGCTCTTTGTCATCTCCACCCTGTTGGGATTCAAAATCTACCGCAAATATCGCAATCAGGCTGAAGCAGTAATAGAATAA
- the dhaL gene encoding dihydroxyacetone kinase subunit L → MSMNKAQLIAWLGKLNEVYADKKEYLTELDAAIGDADHGINMTRGFGKVAEKLPTVEEKDIGTILKTVGMTLMSSVGGASGPLYGTFWMKGGMLMGGKEELNSEDFAKVIEAGVEGILQRGRPNLGDKTMYDLWAPVLEVIKEKAGNGDDVLAIVDAALPVGEKALADTIPLQAKKGRASYLGERSIGHQDPGATSSFYMLETLKEVLS, encoded by the coding sequence ATGTCCATGAACAAGGCCCAACTTATTGCATGGCTCGGCAAACTCAACGAAGTTTATGCCGACAAAAAAGAATATCTCACTGAACTTGATGCCGCCATCGGCGATGCCGACCACGGAATCAATATGACTCGCGGTTTCGGTAAAGTTGCTGAAAAACTGCCTACCGTGGAAGAAAAGGACATTGGTACCATTCTCAAAACCGTGGGAATGACCCTCATGTCCAGCGTCGGCGGTGCCAGCGGTCCCCTTTACGGAACTTTCTGGATGAAGGGCGGCATGCTCATGGGTGGTAAAGAGGAACTTAATTCCGAAGATTTTGCCAAGGTTATCGAAGCTGGTGTTGAAGGTATCCTTCAGCGCGGCAGACCTAATCTGGGCGACAAGACCATGTACGATCTCTGGGCACCTGTGCTTGAAGTGATCAAGGAAAAAGCAGGAAACGGTGATGATGTGCTCGCCATCGTAGATGCTGCGTTGCCCGTAGGTGAAAAGGCCCTTGCCGATACCATCCCTTTGCAGGCCAAGAAAGGACGCGCCAGCTATCTCGGCGAACGTTCAATCGGGCATCAGGACCCGGGTGCTACTTCCTCTTTTTACATGCTTGAAACTCTGAAAGAAGTACTTTCATAA
- the dhaK gene encoding dihydroxyacetone kinase subunit DhaK, with the protein MKKLINDVENVVKEQLEGMALAHPELKVNYDPYYVVREDAPVKGKVAIVSGGGSGHEPMHGGFVGKGMLDGACPGEVFTSPTPDQMYECAKAVDSGEGVLFMVKNYTGDVMNFEAAAELVAAEGVKVQNILIDDDVAVKDSLYTAGRRGVGTTVLAEKIVGAAAEAGYDLEKCSDLCRKVNQYGRSFGVALTSCIVPAAGKPTFDLGEDEVEMGIGIHGEPGIERMPLKSVDEMTQYAAEQIIDDPAYFRTVREWNGSEWEDKDLTDEPFAKGDNVIAFVNSMGGTPVSELYAVYRKLDEVCKAKGINIVRNLVGPYITSLEMQGFSITLLKVDDEMLKFWDAPAQTPGYVR; encoded by the coding sequence ATGAAAAAATTGATCAATGATGTTGAAAATGTGGTTAAGGAACAGCTTGAGGGTATGGCCCTTGCCCACCCTGAATTGAAAGTCAACTACGATCCCTACTACGTAGTTCGCGAAGACGCTCCGGTTAAAGGAAAAGTCGCTATTGTTTCAGGCGGCGGTTCCGGTCACGAACCCATGCATGGCGGTTTTGTCGGTAAAGGTATGCTTGACGGTGCCTGCCCCGGCGAAGTTTTCACTTCCCCCACTCCTGACCAGATGTATGAATGCGCCAAGGCCGTAGACAGCGGCGAAGGCGTTCTTTTTATGGTAAAGAACTACACTGGTGATGTAATGAACTTTGAAGCCGCAGCCGAGCTGGTTGCCGCTGAAGGTGTTAAAGTTCAGAATATTTTGATTGATGATGATGTGGCAGTAAAGGACAGCCTTTATACTGCTGGTCGTCGCGGCGTTGGAACTACTGTTCTGGCTGAAAAGATTGTCGGCGCAGCTGCTGAAGCTGGCTACGACCTTGAAAAATGCTCCGATCTCTGCCGCAAGGTCAACCAGTATGGCCGCTCCTTCGGCGTGGCTCTGACTTCCTGCATTGTTCCCGCAGCAGGCAAGCCCACTTTCGATCTCGGTGAAGACGAAGTTGAAATGGGTATCGGTATCCACGGCGAGCCCGGCATCGAGCGCATGCCCCTCAAGTCTGTTGATGAAATGACCCAGTATGCTGCTGAGCAGATTATTGATGATCCCGCATATTTCCGCACCGTCCGCGAATGGAACGGCAGCGAATGGGAAGACAAAGATCTTACTGACGAGCCTTTTGCCAAGGGCGATAACGTCATCGCATTTGTTAACAGCATGGGCGGAACCCCGGTTTCCGAGCTTTACGCTGTATACAGAAAGCTTGACGAAGTCTGCAAAGCCAAGGGTATCAACATTGTCCGTAACTTGGTCGGACCTTACATCACTTCTTTGGAAATGCAGGGCTTCTCTATTACTCTGCTCAAGGTTGATGATGAAATGCTCAAGTTCTGGGATGCTCCTGCACAGACTCCCGGTTATGTTCGCTAA